The proteins below are encoded in one region of Shewanella algae:
- a CDS encoding PA3496 family putative envelope integrity protein, translated as MSFNQSVSRGKSEAAQEGTLTSNNRVSKKDIRISAARRRIEDIREQMALSRELGVGVSADELDFD; from the coding sequence ATGTCATTTAATCAATCTGTGAGTAGAGGCAAGAGCGAAGCGGCCCAAGAGGGAACACTGACATCCAATAACCGGGTCAGTAAAAAAGACATACGGATAAGCGCTGCACGCAGGCGAATAGAGGATATTCGTGAGCAGATGGCCTTATCCCGTGAATTGGGCGTAGGAGTGTCGGCAGATGAGCTGGACTTTGACTGA
- the yegD gene encoding molecular chaperone, producing the protein MFAGFDYGSANCAIGVMDGGQTRLLPLAEDGNYMPSTIYAMERELISESVLQRLPLAAQADFKPKRAAELSRARTARLELDLLANEQAVFIGNQAIETYMEMPEEGFYVRSPKSFLGASGLLSNQMALFEDIVTLMMQEIHTRAQQSLKQAISQVVIGRPVNFQGIGGEQSNKQAEAILTLGARRAGFTDVAFLYEPMAAALEFESTLTREQRVLVVDIGGGTSDCSFVRMGPELKDKKDRSDDCLGHSGQRVGGNDLDIALAMAGFMPHLGLGSALITGKPMPRQPFWNAVAVNDVSAQREFSALSSRKLIEELLRDAKEQAKLARLLKVQKDQLGYRLVRSAEQLKIALSDSKQAAMDIGFVEAPKPQPLTVNVDAATFVAAIDESLETVHKLITQALAEGGCQPDVIYLTGGSAKSPYITEQIRARFPDVALVSGDHFGSVVAGLTRWAERLYR; encoded by the coding sequence ATGTTTGCAGGTTTTGACTATGGCAGTGCCAACTGCGCCATTGGTGTGATGGATGGGGGCCAGACCCGGCTCTTGCCTCTGGCCGAGGATGGCAACTATATGCCGTCGACCATTTATGCCATGGAGCGGGAACTCATTTCCGAATCTGTGCTGCAGCGCTTGCCTTTGGCGGCCCAGGCTGATTTCAAACCCAAACGCGCCGCCGAGCTGAGTCGCGCCCGAACGGCGCGTTTGGAGCTGGATTTGCTTGCCAACGAGCAAGCGGTATTCATCGGCAATCAGGCGATTGAAACCTATATGGAGATGCCGGAAGAGGGCTTCTATGTTCGCTCGCCCAAGTCCTTCCTCGGCGCTTCGGGCCTGCTCAGCAATCAGATGGCGCTGTTTGAAGATATCGTCACCCTGATGATGCAGGAAATTCATACCCGGGCGCAGCAGAGCCTGAAACAGGCTATTTCCCAGGTGGTGATCGGGCGACCGGTTAACTTTCAGGGCATTGGCGGCGAGCAGAGCAACAAGCAAGCCGAGGCCATCTTGACTCTGGGGGCCCGGCGCGCCGGGTTCACCGATGTGGCTTTTCTGTATGAGCCTATGGCGGCTGCCCTTGAGTTTGAGTCGACACTCACCCGGGAGCAGCGGGTGCTGGTGGTGGATATTGGCGGCGGTACCAGCGATTGCTCCTTTGTGCGCATGGGGCCTGAGCTTAAAGACAAGAAAGATCGCAGTGACGACTGCCTGGGCCACAGTGGTCAAAGGGTAGGGGGCAACGATCTGGATATCGCCTTGGCGATGGCCGGTTTTATGCCGCACTTGGGGCTCGGCAGTGCGCTGATCACAGGTAAGCCTATGCCAAGGCAACCCTTCTGGAACGCGGTCGCCGTCAACGATGTCAGTGCCCAGCGGGAATTCTCTGCCTTGAGTAGTCGCAAGCTGATTGAAGAGCTGCTGCGGGATGCCAAAGAGCAGGCGAAACTTGCGCGCTTATTGAAGGTGCAAAAAGATCAGCTGGGTTATCGTTTGGTGCGTAGTGCAGAGCAGCTTAAAATCGCCCTGAGCGACAGTAAGCAAGCCGCTATGGATATAGGTTTTGTCGAAGCGCCCAAACCGCAGCCCTTGACTGTGAATGTCGATGCCGCCACCTTTGTGGCCGCCATCGATGAATCGCTCGAAACGGTGCACAAGCTTATCACCCAGGCTTTGGCGGAAGGAGGATGTCAGCCGGATGTCATTTATCTCACAGGTGGCAGTGCCAAGAGCCCGTATATTACCGAGCAGATCCGCGCGCGTTTCCCGGATGTGGCTTTGGTCAGTGGCGATCACTTCGGCTCTGTGGTGGCCGGCTTGACCCGCTGGGCCGAGCGCCTGTACCGTTAA
- a CDS encoding cystathionine beta-lyase: protein MKKATKLVSLGRDKKWSKGVINPPVFRASTVVFDSMEQMRHATANRAKGEMFYGRRGTPTHFAFQAAIAELEGGVGTALYPSGSAAISGALLSFLKAGDHLLMVDSVYEPTRDLCDKLLKGLGIETSYYDPLIGTGIRELIRPNTKVLFLESPGSITMEVQDVPTLCRIAHEHQLVTMLDNTWASPINCRPFEMGVDISIQAATKYIVGHSDVMLGTATANEAHWDTLRENSYLMGQCTSADDIFLAARGLRTLGVRMAQHEKNALKVANFLAQRPEVDHLRHPAFASCPGHEFFQRDFSAANGLFSFVLTEGNRQAMTAFVEGMEHFKMGFSWGGFESLILAISGIEKLRTATQWDSSKPLVRLHIGLEDPDDLIADLERAFERYHAAMQA, encoded by the coding sequence ATGAAGAAAGCCACCAAGCTGGTCTCGCTCGGCCGGGACAAAAAGTGGAGCAAGGGAGTGATCAATCCTCCCGTGTTTCGAGCATCAACCGTCGTATTTGACAGCATGGAACAGATGCGCCACGCCACGGCCAATCGCGCCAAAGGGGAGATGTTCTATGGCCGCCGCGGCACCCCGACTCACTTTGCCTTTCAGGCGGCCATTGCCGAACTCGAAGGTGGTGTTGGCACTGCGCTCTACCCTTCAGGCTCTGCGGCCATCAGTGGCGCCCTGCTGTCTTTTCTGAAGGCCGGTGATCACTTGCTGATGGTAGACAGTGTCTACGAGCCCACCCGGGATCTGTGCGACAAGCTGCTCAAGGGGCTGGGGATTGAAACCAGTTACTATGATCCCTTGATTGGCACCGGTATCCGCGAGCTTATCCGCCCCAATACCAAAGTGCTGTTTCTGGAATCTCCCGGCTCCATCACCATGGAAGTCCAGGATGTGCCGACCCTATGCCGCATCGCGCATGAGCATCAATTGGTCACCATGCTGGACAACACCTGGGCCTCCCCCATCAATTGTCGCCCGTTTGAGATGGGCGTCGATATCTCGATTCAGGCCGCTACCAAGTACATAGTGGGTCACTCGGATGTGATGCTGGGTACGGCGACCGCCAATGAAGCACACTGGGATACCCTGAGGGAGAACAGCTATCTCATGGGCCAATGCACCTCTGCAGACGATATCTTTCTGGCGGCCAGGGGGCTGAGAACCCTGGGGGTGAGAATGGCGCAACATGAAAAAAATGCTCTCAAAGTGGCCAATTTCCTGGCGCAGCGCCCGGAAGTGGATCACCTGCGCCACCCGGCGTTTGCCAGTTGCCCGGGTCACGAGTTTTTCCAGCGTGACTTCAGCGCCGCCAACGGCTTGTTTTCCTTTGTGCTCACGGAGGGTAACCGCCAGGCGATGACCGCCTTCGTCGAAGGGATGGAGCACTTCAAGATGGGATTTTCATGGGGTGGCTTCGAGAGCCTTATTCTGGCGATATCCGGTATAGAGAAATTGCGCACGGCAACCCAGTGGGACAGCAGCAAGCCCCTGGTAAGACTGCATATAGGTTTGGAAGATCCGGACGATTTGATTGCCGACCTCGAGCGAGCCTTCGAGCGTTATCACGCCGCGATGCAGGCTTAA
- a CDS encoding TonB-dependent receptor plug domain-containing protein encodes MTSISTTAKAVRFGLLAAATSIACTGFSYAEDKPETFERIEVTGSKIKRIGEIAPTPVTVITGDGLIEAGVTNVADLLHKMPNTLVGLSPETTNNTVFASGLNNTDLRGLGSDRTLVLVNGRRFVAGSPSSGAVDLNNIPTAMVERIEITTGGASAVYGSDAIAGVVNIVTKTSFDGLAIDASTTRPTEDGGEEEYASLTFGSDLGKANFVTNISWSRQGQISYMDREFLREAPIVVRNQNANGPNDPQAVMWGYGQQVLASYSKTGTFVSNGTRYTFSDDGQIRPMDLGQPLPPLTSGRVDYLGGEGYNFAENSFIKTPLDRINFFTVMNYDINDDHKFTMEANYTKSEAYGESSPAFLNFRLYDDNALLSPEAAALVTAGESKAGAGVNVGYLASDFGNRKYSQDRTTARLALGVEGALSDTWSYDVYATVGHVQADTEWYGEMFEQRFYDAVDVIKDTDGNLVCRDEYARANGCKPLNVFGRGQYDEAAYNWVSTDAIRRSSIDQYVAGASVSGDLFELPAGFIAAAFSVEYRKETAETLPDPAMREGLLFNNQSQPLYGEFDVTEASAELSIPLLQDVMLVQDLTLETAFRYMDYSTSGSDTAWKVGINWALNDDLRIRANRSKSVRAPNIAELYNPSSQTFRTINDYCAASFRNRINPDYLDNVLANCAAQGIPTDFEPSQDWYGSTRPGFIVGNQDLKNEVADDITLGFVYTPSYLENFSLTVDYWKFDMENVINSFSGAEVVKYCYQSSSLDNDFCPLLERDPDTHEIVNYYEKPVNSASSITSGFDIEANYRLETSFGDWGFRLFSTYLEERSFNSTGFADDEVKEVGEQERPRWRHRFTTDYTYNDFSAVLTANYRSGTVLDNEWSPNQNNYNDIPSYTTFDLTSRYNITDALQVRAGILNMFDRTPPRQPGVYNQGAYYDMLGQRITLGVNYKF; translated from the coding sequence ATGACATCCATATCTACAACAGCCAAGGCCGTTCGCTTCGGTCTTCTGGCTGCTGCAACCAGTATTGCTTGTACAGGTTTCAGTTATGCTGAAGATAAGCCTGAAACATTTGAACGTATTGAAGTCACAGGTTCAAAAATCAAGCGTATAGGGGAGATAGCACCAACACCCGTCACAGTGATCACAGGCGATGGCCTTATCGAAGCAGGTGTTACCAACGTAGCAGATCTGCTGCATAAGATGCCTAACACTCTGGTTGGTCTGTCACCGGAAACCACCAACAACACTGTTTTTGCCAGTGGTCTAAATAACACTGACCTGAGAGGACTGGGCTCCGACCGTACTCTGGTGCTGGTTAACGGCCGGCGCTTTGTAGCCGGCTCGCCAAGCTCAGGCGCCGTGGATTTAAACAACATCCCAACCGCCATGGTTGAGCGTATTGAAATCACTACAGGTGGCGCTTCTGCAGTTTATGGCTCTGATGCCATTGCCGGGGTGGTCAACATTGTGACCAAAACCAGTTTTGATGGCTTGGCTATCGATGCTTCTACCACCCGCCCTACCGAAGATGGCGGTGAAGAGGAATACGCCTCGCTGACTTTCGGCTCTGACTTGGGTAAAGCCAACTTTGTGACCAACATCAGTTGGTCACGCCAGGGGCAGATTTCATACATGGACAGAGAGTTCCTGCGTGAAGCGCCGATTGTGGTTCGCAATCAGAATGCCAATGGCCCGAATGATCCGCAGGCCGTAATGTGGGGCTATGGTCAACAGGTACTGGCTTCATACAGCAAGACAGGAACTTTTGTCTCCAACGGCACCCGTTATACCTTCAGCGATGACGGTCAAATTCGGCCAATGGATCTGGGTCAGCCACTGCCGCCGCTGACCAGCGGCCGGGTGGACTATCTCGGTGGTGAAGGCTACAACTTTGCCGAGAACTCTTTCATCAAGACACCACTGGACAGGATCAATTTCTTTACTGTCATGAACTATGACATCAATGATGATCATAAATTTACCATGGAGGCCAACTACACCAAGTCTGAAGCCTATGGTGAAAGTTCACCTGCATTCCTCAACTTCCGTCTGTACGATGACAATGCCCTGCTCTCACCCGAAGCAGCGGCTTTGGTGACGGCCGGCGAATCCAAGGCTGGCGCTGGGGTAAACGTAGGCTATCTGGCATCTGATTTCGGCAACCGTAAATACAGTCAGGACAGAACCACAGCGCGTTTGGCACTGGGTGTTGAAGGTGCGCTGTCCGATACCTGGTCCTATGATGTTTACGCCACCGTTGGCCATGTTCAAGCCGACACCGAATGGTACGGCGAAATGTTCGAGCAGCGCTTCTATGACGCTGTTGATGTGATTAAAGATACCGACGGTAATCTGGTATGTCGTGACGAATACGCCCGAGCCAATGGCTGTAAGCCACTGAACGTATTTGGCCGCGGCCAATACGATGAAGCCGCCTACAACTGGGTCAGCACAGATGCCATTCGCCGCTCATCGATAGATCAATACGTCGCCGGTGCCTCTGTCAGCGGCGATCTGTTTGAACTGCCTGCCGGCTTTATCGCTGCTGCATTCAGCGTTGAATACCGTAAGGAAACGGCTGAAACCCTGCCGGATCCGGCAATGCGTGAAGGTTTACTGTTCAACAACCAGTCTCAACCTCTTTATGGTGAGTTTGATGTGACCGAGGCATCAGCCGAATTGTCCATCCCGCTGCTGCAGGATGTGATGTTGGTGCAGGATCTGACGCTGGAAACCGCTTTCCGTTACATGGACTACTCCACCTCCGGCTCTGATACAGCCTGGAAAGTGGGTATCAACTGGGCGCTGAACGACGATCTGCGCATCCGTGCCAACCGTTCAAAGTCTGTACGGGCACCTAACATTGCCGAACTGTACAACCCATCCAGCCAAACCTTCCGCACGATCAACGATTATTGTGCTGCCAGCTTCAGGAACAGGATCAACCCTGATTACCTGGACAATGTGTTGGCCAACTGTGCGGCTCAAGGGATCCCGACCGACTTTGAACCTTCCCAGGACTGGTACGGTTCAACTCGTCCAGGCTTTATTGTGGGTAACCAGGACCTGAAAAACGAAGTTGCAGACGACATCACTCTGGGCTTTGTGTACACCCCGTCTTACCTGGAAAACTTCAGCCTGACGGTGGATTACTGGAAGTTCGACATGGAGAACGTGATCAACAGCTTCAGCGGTGCTGAAGTAGTCAAGTACTGCTATCAGTCCAGCAGCTTAGATAACGACTTCTGTCCTTTGCTTGAACGTGATCCCGATACCCATGAGATAGTTAACTACTATGAGAAGCCGGTTAACTCGGCATCCAGTATCACTTCAGGTTTCGATATTGAAGCCAACTATCGCCTTGAAACCAGCTTCGGTGACTGGGGCTTCCGCCTGTTCAGTACTTATCTGGAAGAGCGTTCATTCAACTCTACCGGATTCGCCGATGATGAAGTCAAGGAAGTGGGTGAGCAGGAGCGTCCACGCTGGCGTCACCGCTTCACCACAGACTACACCTACAATGACTTCTCTGCCGTGCTGACAGCCAACTATCGCAGCGGCACTGTGCTGGACAACGAATGGTCACCCAATCAAAACAACTATAACGACATCCCGTCTTATACCACTTTTGATTTGACCAGCCGTTACAACATCACTGATGCATTGCAGGTTCGCGCCGGCATACTCAACATGTTTGACCGCACCCCACCTCGCCAGCCAGGCGTATATAACCAAGGTGCTTACTACGACATGCTGGGTCAGCGCATCACCCTGGGTGTGAATTACAAGTTCTAA
- the ppk1 gene encoding polyphosphate kinase 1, with protein MSGVCSRGVFAVSPSVEKFSLDKELSWLSFNERVLQEAADPLVPLVERVRFLGIFSNNMDEFFRVRVAAVRRSILLSSLQEGRNSSRHLMAKIQTKVLILQERFDAIYGELMRELARHSIFLINEKQLSDFHSQWLKKHFKDQLKRHITPLILSNRSELFKQLNDDTTYLAVCLYSREKRQYALVEVPTKNVPRFIQLPAETSKRRKHLILLDNIIRHCVDELFAPFFEYEEIEVFSMKLTRDADFDLTDELEQSQLEKLTKGLKKRLTAEPVRLVYDKEMPEHMLSMLTAQLNISNTECLIPGGRYHSFKDFIGFPNPGRKYLENDKLPALDSAGFSVCANKFDAIRRGDIMLYYPYHKFSHFTELVRQAAYDPAVKFIKISLYRVARKSHIIQSLIDAVKNGKQVTTVIELRARFDEQANIEWSRVLAEAGVKVHHGIPSLKVHAKMCLIGREEAGAMRLYGHIGSGNFNEGTARVYTDLSLFTANQEIAAEIEQVFELIEHPYRRDNFQHLIVSPYDARQKLTGLIEQEIINAQSGIKAAITLKLNNLVDEAMIQKLYEASSAGVKIRLLIRGMCALIPDIPGISNNIEVFSIVDRFLEHSRVMLFHSGGENKLFLCSADWMGRNIDNRIEVSTPVYDPGLKQMILDTLALQFTDNIKARVINKDQSNPYRKRGNKRKVRSQIAIHQYLGNYEKQRQLDLAKPQEPTQ; from the coding sequence ATGTCCGGCGTCTGCTCACGAGGAGTCTTTGCCGTGTCACCGTCCGTCGAAAAATTTTCTCTGGATAAGGAGCTTTCCTGGCTGTCTTTCAATGAAAGAGTCTTGCAGGAAGCAGCCGACCCTCTGGTTCCACTGGTGGAACGGGTTCGCTTTCTGGGCATATTCTCCAACAATATGGATGAGTTCTTCCGGGTCAGGGTTGCTGCGGTGCGCCGCTCGATTCTGTTATCCAGCCTGCAGGAAGGTCGCAACTCCAGCCGCCATTTGATGGCCAAGATCCAGACCAAGGTATTGATACTGCAAGAGCGTTTCGACGCCATTTACGGCGAGTTAATGCGGGAACTGGCAAGACACAGCATCTTTCTCATCAATGAGAAACAGTTGAGCGATTTTCACAGCCAGTGGCTGAAAAAGCATTTCAAGGATCAGCTAAAGCGCCACATCACGCCGCTTATCCTCAGCAACCGCTCCGAGCTGTTCAAACAACTCAACGATGACACCACTTATCTGGCGGTGTGCCTCTACAGCCGGGAAAAGCGTCAGTACGCCCTGGTGGAAGTGCCCACCAAGAATGTGCCGCGTTTCATCCAACTGCCGGCAGAAACCTCAAAGCGCCGCAAGCATTTGATTTTGCTAGACAACATAATAAGGCACTGTGTCGATGAGCTATTCGCCCCCTTCTTCGAATATGAAGAGATTGAAGTCTTCTCCATGAAGCTGACCCGCGATGCCGACTTCGATCTCACCGATGAGCTGGAACAGAGCCAACTGGAAAAGCTCACCAAGGGCCTGAAAAAGCGCCTCACCGCCGAGCCTGTGCGTCTGGTGTATGACAAAGAGATGCCGGAGCATATGCTAAGCATGCTCACGGCGCAGCTGAATATCTCCAATACCGAGTGCCTGATCCCCGGCGGCCGTTACCACAGTTTCAAGGACTTTATCGGCTTTCCCAATCCGGGACGCAAATACCTGGAAAACGACAAGCTTCCGGCACTGGACTCGGCCGGATTCAGTGTCTGTGCCAACAAGTTTGACGCCATTCGCCGCGGCGACATCATGCTTTATTACCCCTATCACAAGTTTTCCCACTTTACCGAGCTGGTACGCCAAGCGGCCTATGATCCTGCCGTCAAGTTCATCAAAATCAGCCTCTATCGGGTGGCGAGAAAGTCCCATATCATCCAGTCGCTGATAGATGCAGTGAAAAACGGCAAACAGGTCACCACAGTGATTGAACTCAGGGCCCGTTTCGATGAGCAGGCCAATATCGAGTGGAGCCGGGTGCTCGCCGAGGCCGGTGTCAAGGTGCACCATGGGATCCCAAGCTTGAAGGTCCATGCCAAGATGTGCCTTATCGGCCGCGAGGAAGCCGGTGCAATGCGCCTCTATGGCCATATTGGCTCGGGCAACTTCAACGAGGGCACGGCCAGGGTGTACACCGACCTTTCGCTGTTTACCGCCAATCAGGAAATTGCCGCCGAGATAGAGCAGGTATTTGAGTTGATTGAGCACCCTTACAGACGGGATAACTTCCAGCATCTGATAGTTTCACCCTATGATGCGCGCCAGAAGCTGACCGGCCTTATCGAGCAAGAGATCATCAATGCCCAGAGCGGCATCAAGGCCGCCATCACCCTCAAGCTCAATAATCTGGTGGATGAGGCGATGATCCAAAAGCTGTATGAAGCTTCCAGCGCCGGCGTCAAAATCCGTCTGCTTATTCGCGGCATGTGCGCGCTTATTCCCGATATTCCCGGGATCAGCAACAATATTGAGGTCTTCAGCATAGTGGACCGATTCCTCGAGCACTCGCGGGTGATGCTGTTCCACTCAGGCGGTGAAAACAAACTCTTTCTCTGCTCCGCCGACTGGATGGGGCGTAATATCGATAACCGTATTGAAGTCAGCACCCCGGTATATGATCCTGGCTTGAAGCAGATGATCCTCGATACCCTGGCGCTGCAATTTACCGACAACATCAAGGCGCGGGTGATCAACAAAGATCAATCCAACCCCTACCGTAAGCGGGGCAACAAGCGTAAGGTAAGATCCCAGATAGCCATACATCAGTATCTGGGCAACTACGAAAAACAGCGGCAACTGGATCTGGCCAAGCCCCAGGAACCGACGCAATAG
- a CDS encoding CreA family protein gives MALKKTPLLAALVVTAATGLLAGCGDDVGKVSLGVFTTKDVIIDAKTDPKLPGVTCHISRIEANLDFADPSDMSISCRQTGPITKAQLASIELGKKGEIVFTESLSILFKSLKVRRIYDSEHQTLLYLSYSTKETNGSHKHALSTVPLWGTDAYEPRPQAVN, from the coding sequence ATGGCACTGAAAAAAACGCCACTCTTGGCCGCCTTAGTCGTGACTGCGGCAACAGGCTTGCTCGCCGGGTGCGGCGATGATGTGGGTAAGGTCAGCCTGGGCGTATTTACCACCAAAGATGTGATCATAGATGCCAAGACAGATCCCAAACTGCCCGGTGTTACCTGTCATATCAGCCGCATAGAGGCCAATCTGGATTTTGCCGACCCATCGGATATGAGTATCAGCTGTCGCCAGACAGGACCGATAACCAAGGCGCAACTGGCCAGTATCGAACTGGGGAAGAAGGGCGAGATAGTGTTTACCGAGTCCTTGAGCATCTTGTTCAAGAGCCTCAAGGTGAGACGTATCTATGACAGCGAACACCAGACACTCCTGTATCTGTCCTATTCCACCAAAGAAACCAACGGCAGCCACAAGCACGCCCTGTCCACTGTGCCGCTGTGGGGAACCGATGCCTATGAGCCAAGGCCCCAGGCGGTAAACTGA
- the ppx gene encoding exopolyphosphatase: protein MTATPKHFVAVDMGSNSFHLVIAREQDGSIQILHKEKRLVQLAEGLDQDNRLDNDAIARGLACLKDFNLRFSTLDQARVRLVATHTLRVARNREAFIEAARAIMPYPVEVVSGHEEARLIYKGIAHSQELAERNLIIDIGGGSTEVVLGHKTQAQILSSLRCGCVSYNQKYFVDGKLTLENFRAAQAAADKQFASLAKEYFSGQWDLTLGSSGSVKAICEAMQHFFNDETITLPRLKQLKQQLLDWGHVDQIELPQVDSKRAPLLPAGLAILISFFKRLPVTELQFAQGALREGVLYELAGISQFGDVSGRTVESMAKLYHVDLNHAAKVATSAKQLFDAVADCWQLEPWRSLLEHAVKLHEIGIHINSRAHHKHGAYIIANSDLPGFSQEQQQLLALLIGNQRKKPNLEALAQLEPAQKLPLIRLMALLRLAVLLNLGRIARSLKITRVKPTATGMQISLPEPRQRISLFAKDLQREQKQLAQLGFELQISYADN, encoded by the coding sequence TTGACTGCAACACCCAAGCATTTTGTCGCTGTGGATATGGGCTCCAACAGCTTTCATCTAGTGATAGCCCGCGAGCAGGATGGCAGCATTCAGATCCTGCATAAAGAGAAACGTCTGGTACAGTTGGCCGAGGGGCTGGATCAGGACAACAGGCTGGATAATGACGCCATAGCGCGCGGTCTCGCCTGCCTCAAGGATTTCAACCTCAGGTTTTCCACTCTGGATCAGGCCAGAGTCAGACTGGTGGCCACCCACACTCTGAGAGTCGCCCGTAACCGTGAGGCCTTTATCGAGGCTGCCAGGGCCATTATGCCCTACCCGGTCGAAGTGGTCTCCGGCCATGAAGAGGCGCGCCTTATCTACAAGGGCATAGCCCACAGCCAGGAGCTGGCAGAGCGCAACCTCATCATAGATATCGGCGGAGGCTCCACCGAAGTGGTGCTTGGCCACAAGACTCAGGCGCAGATACTCTCCAGCCTGCGCTGTGGCTGTGTCAGTTATAACCAGAAATACTTTGTCGACGGCAAGTTGACGCTGGAGAACTTTCGCGCCGCCCAGGCAGCGGCCGATAAACAGTTTGCCTCACTGGCCAAGGAATATTTCAGTGGCCAGTGGGATCTCACTCTCGGCAGCTCTGGCAGTGTCAAGGCCATCTGCGAGGCGATGCAGCACTTCTTCAACGATGAAACCATCACTCTGCCCAGGCTCAAGCAACTGAAACAGCAGTTGCTGGACTGGGGGCATGTGGATCAGATTGAACTGCCGCAGGTGGACAGCAAACGTGCGCCTTTGCTACCGGCGGGGCTGGCTATCCTGATCAGCTTCTTCAAGAGGCTGCCGGTCACCGAGTTGCAGTTTGCGCAAGGGGCTCTGCGCGAAGGCGTACTTTACGAACTTGCCGGGATCAGCCAATTCGGTGATGTCAGCGGCCGCACTGTCGAGAGCATGGCCAAACTCTATCATGTGGACTTGAACCATGCCGCCAAGGTGGCCACTTCCGCCAAACAGCTGTTTGATGCTGTTGCCGACTGTTGGCAACTCGAGCCCTGGCGCTCCCTGCTGGAACATGCGGTGAAACTGCATGAGATAGGGATCCATATCAATTCCCGCGCTCACCACAAACACGGCGCCTACATCATAGCCAATAGCGATCTGCCCGGTTTCAGCCAAGAGCAGCAACAGCTGCTGGCACTGCTGATTGGCAACCAGCGCAAGAAACCCAACCTGGAGGCGCTGGCACAACTGGAGCCCGCTCAGAAATTACCCCTAATCCGCCTAATGGCGCTGCTGCGGCTCGCCGTGTTGCTGAATCTCGGCCGTATCGCCCGCAGCTTGAAAATCACCCGGGTAAAACCCACGGCAACAGGTATGCAGATAAGCCTGCCCGAGCCACGTCAACGCATCAGCCTGTTTGCCAAAGACCTACAGCGGGAGCAAAAGCAGCTCGCCCAGTTGGGTTTTGAGCTGCAGATAAGTTATGCCGATAACTGA